GAAGAGAAGTGGAGGTAGAGGATTATACTTTGTGAATAACGTACCTGGGTAGGGAGGGGCATCTTGAATGACATGAGGGAGGTCGAAGTTGATGCCTCTAATAGAGGGGTACTTGGAAACAATCATGTTGAGTACGGCTCCGGTGCCTCCCCCGACATCCACCACTGAATTAAGGCCTTCAAACCCTTTGTAGGTCTCCAGAATCTTCTTCATGGTAATGGTGGAATGGTCGGACATTCCCTTGTTAAACACCTTGTTGAATCTGGGATCTGTTCCGTGGTATTCGAAGGCACTCATTCCGTAGGCTCTATTGAAAGGAATCCCTCCTTCTAGCACAGCATCTTTCAAATGGTACCAGCTCTCCATGAGGACCTTGTCTTGATTCATGAGACAAAGAGGGGCAATAGAGACGCCGTCATGATTCTTGATCAAGAACTTGGAGACAGGGGCGAGACCGTAGAGCCTCTGGACGGAGCCATCGGGGAGGGGATCGAGGGAGCAAGTGAGGATGGAGTAGCTGGCCAGCAGGCGCAACATGCGGTCTAGCATCACGTGGGCCTCAGGGTTTTTAAGCCCAGACAGCTGGGAAGCGATTTGGGATGGAGATAACAGAGCCCCCTCCCCGCCTCTCCCAATGATCTCCAGCAAATCCAGCTCAATCGCCGTCTTCAGCACCATTGGAAGCACCGATGCGCTAGCCAGTTGCATAGCGAATAGCTGGGCTTCTTCCTCATCATTGCTCACCCCCAACGacattgttttcttgtttcttttttttttcttttgtttgtttgttttggggGAGGGATTGAGAACTGATGAGTACTAACTAAGTAGTAGTAGTAATTCCACGGCAATGGAGGAGAATTTCAGATCCTTCACCTACCACACCTTCTAGAGCTTACACTCGTCTTGTTGTGGTTGGAGGCTGGAGGGAACGTGGTAAAAGAAGAAGGTGGAATAGTTGAAGGTAGACGTGGAGTGTGAGGGtagtttggtttttcttttcttttcctaagaGCATTCATCCACCAATCAGTAACCATATACCTAATCCCCTGGTTGGTGAGTGGTCCATTCTGATTCACCACCCAccctttctaattttcaacaCTACCACtcatttacttttcatttcaactctcatctctctttatctttttttcttttttaattaaaaattttattatactcATCATTTCACTCAAGTTCTTCCACTTTCAATTGAATACCCATTTGCAGATTTGGAGTTGTTCTTACGCATGCCACCCACCCCCTCACCCTCCAATCTTTCATTACTTTGACTTCTTACCCATCACATATTCCCATTTATataatcttttccttttccttgcTCGCTTCCCTCCCTTGCCATTATTTATACTCTTCCCCATCATCATATATGGCTATTATTACTTCTTCagctttctattttattttcttcaatgcctatttattaatagttttttttttcccttaaattAACTCAATGGCTAAGTGTCGAACTAAAATCTTTCTTTGGAAACTAcgttaaatataatttactcTTCTTTTCATGTTGTTTATGtcatccaaaattaaatgatgCTAACCCTATACTTTTTAATTGCAAACTTAATGATAGTTAGGTGTTAGTCAAATTCTacgtattttttttttctttgtatctGGTCTTCTTCCTTCcctttttcaattaaacaataaatagcAAGGTTTAGGTGTATCCTATGATATACCTATCTTTTGTGCATATGCATTTATCTTTAGTGTTCTTCACTTTTTTACTAcacaaaatgatatttaaaagaaataaagaaaaaaaagtcacgTGACAACGTTCTAGTAGACTACATTTAAGATGCATTCAAGGAActacaaatttttcttaaagatgATGTAGattcaaaaaacaaatgaacagTAACATGTCAAATCACGAATGAGTTATGAGGTTAGAAGGTACCAcggtattattattattattttatgttatgatTTGTAGCCGAATAAGCttgtatttaacattttttattttttatctaagAAAAATCATGAACTAAAGTGCACATCATAATGATATCTTCCATACCAAACAAATGAATCTTATTTTACTAcctttaaaaaagatttagaatatttttgtaCTTCTTTACCCCTTAAATTTCCAACATCATCAAATCTTTTAAttcatgttttaatttttaaaaaatgaataaaagaagaacTAGCACATACGtgatctttttaattattaatagctcaattttagaattgattttattatttatgattttataaaaaaatctcttcaatttttttcataaacatttgaatttttctcaTCTACCtacatttgttttcttgatctttttataaacatttgaattttctcttctactatgttttgtttttgtctattacttcatttatatttatatatattttcgtGTCGTGATTGAAATAGGTGAatactttgaaatttaaaaagaagactTGAAGAGCATATAGAAggtacaaaattgaaacaatcTCAATTGTGAAATACAAGCTCAAAATTCTAAGTTCTTTTTATGTATAATTACTATATAACAACGAGTGCTTTGATTTAGTGTTTTCAGTTGTGTAGAGATATTTTTTCTCATGAtgtatttaacttttttaaaaataataataacaataaactaCTGAACTCTTTTAAGTTGtacaaaatgtttaaaaattttaatctgTAGTAGATTATAATTTCAGCAGGACATGATTATAGTTTTGGTTTCTCGAGAAAATAACAATCTTATTTTTACCttcttataatttgaaaatgttgtaGGTAGGTAATTAATATCTACCATTTTTTCCAACGATaattttgcaaaagaaaaaagaaaaaaaaaccaatataaccttaattattgttttcaaagaaaaaaatataaatataaataatttaaggGACAATgaacataaaaggaaaattccaTCCTATGTTCTACAAATGATAAATGAgtgtgaaatttaaaaaagggTTACAATTCAAGCTTTATTATATGAGTGTGAATTTGTTGAGGGTTAtctttatttactatttatatagatatatacatCATATActcaaacaaaataagttaggttttccaaattttccataagttaaaaaatataagttgtTCCTAACacccaaaataaattatttataacatcttttaagaaataaatacgTATTGttagtataataaataaaaaaagtatcttttcaaattctataacAAGAAACATGTTAGGTTAtggttcaattttattataaatataaatgcatccttttgagttaaattttgctatctataatttttgttgcttTCAAGTTTTACCAaccaaaaccctaaaaccttttttatataaggaatttttatttccaatttaaaactacaaatttataaatggaTCATACCCTAATACGAAGTTTGAAACAAGGAAGTGTTATTCGTAAAACCAgtgttgaaaaatataaaactaaaagggAAGATGTGTTAGAGGTACTGAAACTTATTATCATAGATGTAGAGGTAATCATacatatttgttaaatataattgtttatCACTTCTTTCTTAATTCTATTGCAattgttaataatattatttattaaaatttaatagaagatttatcaaaaataacaaatttgacaaaatatacaacatatagcaaaattttcagattatatcaatagtagatattgatagacattgatatgTTTCTATCAGTGATATTTGGCAAAAATATATCAGtctctatcattgatagaatccaaaattttagtatagcttgtaaatatttaaatttattttgctatttttaaaaatcttccatttaaatatagtttatttttcaagCTCCTCTCATTTATTACTTAAATCTACGTGAAAGATTTAGACAAAATACCTAAATCTACTAGAAAATTTCACCAATGTCCTAAATtgtgatttattttcttgattagGTTTTCGTATATTTTTAGGACAATTATAacattatcataattattaattatatataaaattttaaattaaattcaaatgatttttttatttatattatactcCATTTATTATGTAAATGATAAATTCCTTATTTggcatattaattaatgtataaatttattataaaaattaactaaaaatattttattaattcaatgattaaattatttcCAAATATCATCCTTTTACtaacaacatatattacatatacatCATAAAAGTGTTTCAATATACTCGTCATAAAGTTGTCTCATTCATGTTCTTGTAAACAATTTATCATAAACTATTAGTTCCTTAATACAATATTACTCTGGAATCACAACATTGTTTATGATCATTAATGTTTGTGTTTCATGTTACTGTAAGaaagttacatttttaatatacacCATCATATACTTAACATAAACCATTAGTTCTAAAATACACACCATGACTGAAGTTATACTCATGAAACACAACATTACTGATAAAAAGCATTTATGTCTTTTATGTACACCTTATTCCAAATATACTTATAAGAAGCATAGTGAACATTTTATCTCTATTCAACGAATATCTCATAAATTTCCCTGAACAATTAACAcgataatataatatattgtatcatattaaaaatatatgcatATAATATTTCAGTGTTTTCATAATACTAGCAACATAAAAATTCATCATAACCTAAATTACacataaagttaaaaaaaagttaaagttttaCTTCAGCAACCTTAAATCtatcttatttaatttcaaattcctAAAGTCCTTTTGATAACAATTTGCAACTTGGTCCTTCGAACCCTTGACTATTAAGCtctaatttttcctttttttggcTCTGCAATTTTCGTTGTGAGATGTGACCTCATTATCTTTGATGGTTGATTTCCTCTCCTCAGGTTCCTCCACAAAGATTGCTTGTAAGcaaaaatttctttctctgGTCTAATTATTCATGTTAATCTTAATCAtggtatataaaatatattatgttatacatttaaaacatttatgttATACATACAttaattgtattgtttttttccagCTCCTCTTTGCTGATTATGtatttttctcactttctttGTCTCCatacattttaaacataaatctAAGGCTTTTTTTACTAAGTTTTAATTCATAAAtgactaatatatatatataatttaacaaaagtaCTTACCTTCATTTTTAGggcttctttttctatttgttcTACTTGTCTGAGTAAAGTTGTAGACCATGTGATCCAAGTACTCATTTTGTTCATCATGTTAATCATGAATATATACgcaatagtatatatatacatatacatacatgtttgaactttatatatactaatgaTAAGAACATACCTTTGCAGCTTCATTgtcattattgtttttttttttttttcctcttcttcatccTTATTAATATTTCCCATATTATCATCTTCTCCATCGTCCAATCCATTATCTCTTTAACCATTCCCTCCATCATAGTCCTTATCCCTAtccttcatattttcttcttcaaaagttgaactacTCTTATTAGTCAGAATTATTTTAATCCCTTCAACCTCCACAATCAATTTGTCCAgcttattatttaattattcattgtTTGCGatcataattttctaaaattttaggaaataCTCAGGAATCTGAGAGTTAATACCCTCAGATTCTTTATAGCATTCTTCTTTTTCGAAATgtctttttcaatatcatgGAACATACTTCCTTATATGAAATCTTCATTCAAATTGTTGCagaatttaaaatgtatataaaatcAGTATATTTAGCTATATTGGATATATAcatagttaatttaaattaagaataagTTACATAGTCTTAATGCAATACCTTATCATTGTCAAATACCCTTTCATCCAAGTCCTTCCACTCTGGGTGACTGTCCACAACCTAGTTTAGCATGCACAAATTTCTATCATTAACTCTTTTAGCACAGAACATGAAAGGTCCAGTCAAGAGTGGCATGGGCACATCTATTAAGGGGCCAGGGGGGCATGTGCCCCCCTCACATTCctgatttttgtattttaatattagttttgaagtgtcaaattacaatatatcttaaaaaatgcatttgttattatattccCTCTTTAGTCTAGTAGTTGTGTCCCCCCTTTGAAATCCAAAGGTCTTGGGTTCAAGACTCATACAATTATTGTGCCCCCTACATATGATTTCTGGATACACCACTAAAGAGTGGTATACATTCATACGCCCAAACCCTAGGGCTTAAGCTATAATTTAGACCATTTATTCCTTTTCAGAATTAATTGTGCAACTTGCAAACATTCGTAATAATACATGTTATTATTGTTGccttattatatataacatcttaaaattctaatttgCAGTATATATGACCAGAAATACCTTGTTCAAAATCATCATTTGCAACCCTATTTTCTATACTCCTCTTTTCCAACTTTGGTTTCTGTGTACGTTATAAATGttcaatacaatataaaaattcaaagtataAGTCTGTGTATGTATCAAACGGTAtatttaagtatatatatacaacataCCTTTTCCGGTCTTGTTTTTTCAAGTTTCTCTACACTTCTCTTCAACCCTATGTTCTCATCGTAGAGAACTATTTGAGTGTCATTTGGTCCTGTTATATCGTAGCAATCCTCACATGGGAATACTGATTGTATAGGTTTGTATTCCATTGGCTCTTCTTCATAAGTCTTTTTAGAACTGATTCTTTTTCCATCCTATGATATACACGAGtataatgtaaatattatatatgtacCTATGGaacaaataatatacatatgaaacatCAATATAGTAACATCTTACAAtagttaatattaaatatagcTCTCCATCATCAATAATAATTGGATCATGTTCGTTTGATCTCATCTTCCTACTCCTCGATCTAAGACATCTTTCACTTCTTCTAACCATTTTCGACACtacattgaatttttttttacaaaattaactaCCATTTAACATATGTAGACCACATTGCATGTTAAATCAACACAGAGTaagtttttttgttacatatttaaatcaaaatgtaAGTTAAATCAACACAAAGTACATTTTCGTTACACCCTAAAATGTATCACGAtgcaagaatttttttaactttgaaactCAATAAACCCTAGaatgtatcacattcaaaacaacattatcttttgtttattctatttagaatatctaaaatatatctaatattttgaatatatatacaatgtTAACCTCAAAATTTAGACCCAGATTCTGTCGGTAAAGTTTTATATTTGCCAGTTGTCGaaagtcttcttcttcaccgctgaaatctctcaaattttttagtacaaacCGTAACCCACATTGCCTTCTACGAGTATAATGAAAGGAGTAAACCATGGTTTTCGTAGAAGGAAAGTATTGAGCGTTTTCGACTTCTTTCCAAAACCGCATCCCAcgttctttttcatttatatttttgttttaaatcaattaaataatagaaattggtattaaagtaatttagaCCATACATTTGTGTAATATACACGCTCATTTAGGAcatatgttaaatttattagaaattaGGGCTTTTCATATAATATCATATACCAATTTAGGTTATCTTAGTTAAAAACTCAAtctatatttatacaaaagtTTACTCAAACATACACaatcaaatatgttttatttttcaggcaagaaaaatgcaaattaGTATATACTGTGATTTGATAAAAAACGTTGAATGATATtatagagaaaagaaaatattataaaattcaaatgttggaaatttaaccaaaaaaaattatatataaagaagtACTTATTTTAGCTTTATTGTatatctttaatattattatttattaaatttactaccATATactatttattcattttatgaaaagaagatatattaataacaaagGTTCTCTTATGAAACACATGTTTTTAGATAAAACTTAGTCACAATGagactttttgttttgtttgtttagagTAAAGCGTAAAATGGTTAAGTTTTTGATAAAATAGCATTAGAGAGAGGATGGCCAAATTGTTGTTTGAGAGAAGACTCGACCATCTTTTATTggatatgaaaattattaaaggTTGACAACACCATACGTGATTCGGTAGTGGCAAAGAATTATGAATCTCTTcgaatatatttttaaaataagtctATGGATACTGGAAAGTGCTAATGTTATGTTTACATA
This is a stretch of genomic DNA from Cucumis sativus cultivar 9930 chromosome 4, Cucumber_9930_V3, whole genome shotgun sequence. It encodes these proteins:
- the LOC101204109 gene encoding caffeic acid 3-O-methyltransferase 1; this translates as MSLGVSNDEEEAQLFAMQLASASVLPMVLKTAIELDLLEIIGRGGEGALLSPSQIASQLSGLKNPEAHVMLDRMLRLLASYSILTCSLDPLPDGSVQRLYGLAPVSKFLIKNHDGVSIAPLCLMNQDKVLMESWYHLKDAVLEGGIPFNRAYGMSAFEYHGTDPRFNKVFNKGMSDHSTITMKKILETYKGFEGLNSVVDVGGGTGAVLNMIVSKYPSIRGINFDLPHVIQDAPPYPGVEHVGGDMFVSVPKGDAIFMKWICHDWSDHHCLKFLKNCYDALPEHGKVIVAECILPLAPDASLATKGVIHIDLIMLAHNPGGKERTEKEFQALSKAAGFDGFKVHCCAFNTYVMEFLKTP